The Sesamum indicum cultivar Zhongzhi No. 13 linkage group LG9, S_indicum_v1.0, whole genome shotgun sequence genome segment TTACTTGTACATGTCAATATAATGGAACTGGGAGGGGAGTGAAACGATGATTTTTGGGCAAAATCGTAGGCAAGgcttttgtttaatttgagaaataagGGTGCGGGagagattttctttcttgattatgTTATCTGCAATGATAATGAATGCATTGCCAGTGGAATATAGTTGTCGCAGTGGTTGGTTGAAGCTTTGCAAACAATGCAAAGTATAGATGTTTGAATAATTCTGTCGTTAGGGTTGCGTTTTACGGCATGGAAATGAGCCTTGTTCTTGGAAgcgaaaaatatatgtactGACCAATTAATAGCTGAAGGCACATTTTTCTATTCTTAAGTTGGAGGGCTGTATTCAGAGCATAAGCCTGTGTGTACTGTGCTTCAAACGTGTAAATCTATGAACAGTGGAGGTGTTTTGGAGAATCTCAATCTGgttgaatataaatatgcatTGAGAAATACGCTCTGGTGGTAAAATAGCTTAGTCTTGGTTAACAACCTATCTTCAATCTTTTAAGTACTCGGGACACTTCAGAAGTGGGAATAGAGCAAAGAGTATTACATGAACCACAAGTTTTGGGCATAGTTTCTATCATTATGTGGCTTGATTCTGTCAGGTGTGTGATGAGCTTGAGGATTTGATGGAGGAAGGTGGAAACATTGTGGATCACCATGGTTGTGACTTCTTTCCTGAACGTTGGTTTGATCGTATCGTGGTTCTTCAAACTGACAACTCAGTGTTGTATGATCGACTAACTAAGAGGTAATATGCTTCCCGCTTTATCTGATTGATTTTTCCTGTTGTTtcatttctgatttttttaacttgtagttgtgtGCTGATAACATTACTTGGTCTGCTCCCATGTGGCAGGGGTTATACAGGGAAAAAGCTCTCAAACAATATTGAATGTGAAATATTTCAGGTTTTATTGGAGGAGGCCAAAGACAGTTATCGAGAAGATATTGTCGTGGCACTAAGAAGTGACTGCATT includes the following:
- the LOC105170329 gene encoding adenylate kinase isoenzyme 6 homolog isoform X2, with translation MAQKREKPNILITGTPGTGKTTTASALAEATSLRHINVGDLVKEKNLHDGWDEEFDCYVINEDLVCDELEDLMEEGGNIVDHHGCDFFPERWFDRIVVLQTDNSVLYDRLTKRFYWRRPKTVIEKILSWH
- the LOC105170329 gene encoding adenylate kinase isoenzyme 6 homolog isoform X1, translated to MAQKREKPNILITGTPGTGKTTTASALAEATSLRHINVGDLVKEKNLHDGWDEEFDCYVINEDLVCDELEDLMEEGGNIVDHHGCDFFPERWFDRIVVLQTDNSVLYDRLTKRGYTGKKLSNNIECEIFQVLLEEAKDSYREDIVVALRSDCIDDIHRNVSTLTDWVRSWSSLS